In Gracilimonas sp., a single window of DNA contains:
- a CDS encoding beta-ketoacyl-ACP synthase III translates to MEVKRAKITAVGHYLPEDRMTNKDLEKLVDTNDEWIRSRTGIEERRVLKDPDKATAFMGAEAAKEVLEQRGISAEEIDLIILATVTPDYFFPATACLVQQKIGAKNAFAFDLSAACSGFLYGLSTGAMYIESGRAKKVLVIGTDKMSSIIDFKDRTTCILFGDGAGAVLLEESEDGTGIIDQKHCVEGDTECSLYQPAGGSRNPATEETVKNGLHYLQQDGRAVFKKATMGMADVSLEIMERNNLEPEDVAWLVPHQANLRIIDATARRMGLSNEKVMININKYGNTTAATIPLCLYDWKDKLNHGENIVLAAFGGGFTWGAIYLTWGMK, encoded by the coding sequence ATGGAAGTAAAAAGAGCAAAAATTACAGCGGTCGGGCATTATTTACCCGAAGACCGTATGACCAATAAAGATCTTGAAAAACTGGTGGACACCAATGATGAATGGATACGTTCTCGAACGGGTATCGAGGAACGCAGAGTTCTAAAAGATCCAGATAAAGCCACTGCTTTTATGGGTGCTGAAGCGGCCAAAGAAGTACTGGAACAGCGTGGTATATCAGCGGAAGAAATTGATTTGATTATCCTTGCAACCGTTACCCCGGATTATTTTTTCCCGGCAACGGCTTGTCTTGTTCAGCAAAAAATAGGAGCTAAAAATGCTTTTGCTTTCGATTTATCGGCTGCTTGCTCCGGATTTTTATATGGGTTAAGTACCGGAGCCATGTACATTGAATCGGGGAGAGCCAAAAAAGTATTGGTCATCGGCACCGATAAGATGAGCTCCATTATTGACTTTAAAGATCGTACTACCTGTATTTTGTTTGGTGATGGTGCAGGTGCTGTTTTACTTGAAGAATCAGAGGATGGGACCGGGATCATTGATCAAAAGCACTGTGTTGAGGGTGATACAGAATGTAGTTTGTATCAACCCGCAGGAGGAAGCCGTAATCCGGCTACTGAAGAAACAGTGAAAAATGGGTTGCATTACCTTCAGCAAGATGGCCGTGCAGTATTTAAAAAAGCCACAATGGGAATGGCCGACGTTTCTTTAGAAATTATGGAGCGTAATAACCTTGAGCCGGAAGATGTAGCATGGTTGGTTCCTCATCAGGCTAATTTGAGGATAATTGATGCCACTGCTCGCAGAATGGGGCTTTCCAATGAAAAAGTGATGATAAACATCAATAAATACGGAAACACCACTGCTGCAACAATACCGCTATGTTTGTATGACTGGAAAGATAAATTGAATCATGGCGAGAATATAGTATTGGCCGCTTTTGGAGGTGGATTTACCTGGGGTGCTATCTACTTAACGTGGGGGATGAAGTAA
- the plsX gene encoding phosphate acyltransferase PlsX, whose translation MIVAVDAAGGDFYPKNPVEGAIQATEENSDLTVILVGPEDIVKKELANHDYDKKRILIHDAPQVIGMDETPAQAVKTKQQSSIVVGIGLHKAGKCDAFVSAGNTGALLAASMFILGKLKGVLRPTIASYYPTIKGFRLLVDAGANLEIKPETAIQFAKMAEIYCEQILKIDTPKVGLLNVGEEEGKGTDLLKEIFATLKDDANFIGNVEGKDILSGKADVYLCDGLVGNIVLKFGESIPDILQKMIGAAIKDMDLSPDEIQNIQKVLHTALSPFNYENVGGIPFLGVNGVSIVGHGGSSPLAIKNMIKSAVQTVEHDVNGKIVASLN comes from the coding sequence ATGATTGTTGCAGTTGATGCAGCCGGTGGAGATTTCTACCCAAAAAATCCAGTTGAAGGAGCAATTCAGGCTACAGAGGAAAACAGCGATTTGACTGTTATCTTAGTGGGCCCTGAAGATATTGTTAAAAAAGAACTCGCTAATCATGATTATGATAAAAAGCGGATTTTGATACATGATGCCCCTCAGGTTATTGGCATGGATGAGACTCCGGCTCAAGCGGTTAAAACCAAGCAGCAGTCATCAATAGTTGTAGGGATTGGCCTTCATAAGGCCGGTAAATGTGATGCTTTTGTAAGTGCCGGGAATACCGGTGCTTTACTTGCTGCATCCATGTTTATTTTGGGTAAGCTGAAAGGCGTGCTTCGTCCCACCATCGCATCTTATTATCCGACAATAAAAGGTTTCCGGCTGTTGGTTGATGCAGGCGCAAATTTAGAGATAAAGCCTGAAACAGCTATTCAATTTGCGAAAATGGCGGAAATATATTGTGAGCAAATCCTCAAGATTGATACTCCTAAAGTGGGATTACTAAATGTTGGGGAAGAAGAAGGAAAAGGCACGGACCTGTTAAAGGAAATTTTTGCCACGCTCAAAGATGATGCAAATTTCATCGGTAATGTAGAAGGCAAAGATATATTATCAGGAAAGGCCGATGTTTACCTTTGTGACGGATTGGTTGGTAATATTGTGCTGAAGTTCGGAGAATCCATTCCGGACATCCTTCAGAAAATGATAGGCGCGGCAATAAAAGACATGGATTTATCTCCTGACGAAATTCAAAATATCCAAAAAGTACTCCATACTGCTTTATCACCTTTTAACTATGAAAATGTTGGTGGTATTCCTTTCTTAGGCGTAAATGGCGTGAGTATTGTAGGACACGGCGGAAGCTCTCCTTTAGCCATTAAAAATATGATTAAAAGTGCCGTTCAAACTGTTGAACACGACGTTAACGGCAAAATTGTAGCATCTCTAAACTGA
- the rpmF gene encoding 50S ribosomal protein L32: MAHPKRRTSNARKNKRRAHHAISDVTLAKCSNCGALHRYHHACSECGYYRGRQVMKATN, translated from the coding sequence ATGGCACATCCAAAACGAAGAACCTCGAATGCGCGTAAAAATAAGCGTCGTGCTCATCACGCTATCTCTGATGTTACGTTAGCAAAATGCTCTAACTGTGGAGCATTGCACCGCTATCACCATGCCTGCTCCGAGTGTGGGTACTACCGCGGCCGCCAGGTAATGAAAGCAACTAACTAA
- a CDS encoding DUF177 domain-containing protein gives MLKFKIFEIPEEQSEKTVELGSDELDLEGLTFKGGLVHIEFYRTLHFVRTQFTVDATVELICDRSLEAFDYEVQQDYEVLFKAEEVEESADENGAVRNYDHASKQIDLEQDVRDTILLNLPTKKLHPRFLDHEGNPKEVLNEQFGDIPEDDEEHIDPRWEKLKDLKE, from the coding sequence ATGCTAAAATTTAAGATCTTTGAAATACCTGAAGAACAAAGTGAGAAAACCGTTGAATTGGGCTCGGATGAGCTTGATTTGGAAGGACTCACTTTTAAAGGCGGTTTAGTTCATATAGAATTTTACCGCACACTTCATTTTGTACGAACTCAGTTTACTGTCGATGCCACCGTTGAATTGATTTGTGATCGTTCATTGGAAGCTTTTGATTATGAAGTTCAGCAAGATTATGAAGTGCTTTTTAAGGCAGAAGAAGTCGAAGAATCAGCAGATGAAAATGGAGCCGTAAGAAATTACGATCATGCATCTAAGCAAATAGATTTAGAGCAAGATGTGAGAGATACCATTTTGCTGAATCTCCCAACAAAAAAATTACATCCCCGCTTTCTGGATCATGAAGGAAATCCTAAGGAAGTACTGAATGAACAATTCGGTGATATTCCTGAAGATGATGAAGAACACATTGATCCTAGGTGGGAAAAATTGAAAGATTTAAAAGAATAA
- a CDS encoding deoxynucleoside kinase: protein MDQEKRTSKYIAVAGNIGAGKSSLTGLLAKHFNWEAFYESVDDNPYLQDFYEDMRRWSFNLQIYFLSSRFRHQKEMLNDDVNLIQDRTIYEDVEIFAKNLHEMNLMSDRDFENYEALFHEMSHYLRPPDLLVYLRAQVPTLVRQIQQRGRDYENTIRIEYLERLNKLYEDWIGRYAHEKLIIDTDDLDFVNNQEDLGKVIDLIDQRMFGLFN, encoded by the coding sequence ATGGATCAGGAAAAAAGAACTTCAAAATATATTGCGGTAGCAGGTAACATAGGTGCCGGAAAATCATCACTTACGGGTTTACTTGCCAAACATTTTAATTGGGAAGCCTTTTATGAGTCGGTGGATGATAACCCGTACTTACAAGATTTTTATGAAGACATGAGGCGCTGGAGTTTTAATCTACAGATTTACTTTTTATCCAGTCGTTTTCGTCATCAAAAAGAAATGTTAAATGATGATGTAAACCTGATCCAGGATCGAACGATCTATGAAGACGTGGAGATTTTTGCGAAGAACCTCCATGAGATGAATTTAATGAGCGACCGTGATTTTGAAAACTACGAAGCTTTATTTCATGAAATGAGCCACTATCTCCGTCCGCCCGATTTACTCGTCTATTTACGTGCACAAGTTCCCACACTTGTGAGGCAGATTCAACAGCGGGGAAGAGATTACGAAAACACAATTCGTATCGAATATTTGGAGCGATTAAATAAGTTGTATGAAGATTGGATTGGGCGCTATGCCCATGAGAAACTCATTATTGATACTGATGACCTTGATTTTGTGAATAATCAGGAAGATTTAGGAAAGGTAATAGACTTGATTGATCAACGAATGTTTGGGTTATTTAATTGA
- a CDS encoding glucose-6-phosphate isomerase, with the protein MIKCDIRFARKFIKDESYLRARKKSDTGLEQLKKKTGPGSEWLGWRDILAEPNDAELEQIGSLGEEIRAKADVFVVCGIGGSYLGAKAVIDALSPHFRKKGPEILYAGHHLGGKYLEELLDYLKSPKEDGSPKNIYLNVISKSGSTLETALSFRMIRELLEELYGEEASERIICTTSKAGGVLNKLIPQKGYRKFIIPDNVGGRFSVLTPVGLLPISVAGIDIRTLFYGAVSAYNEYENNADDLLEYAALRNAIHESGKTIDVFATFEPELSSMGGWIQQLLGESEGKEGKGIFPAVATFSTDLHSLGQFIQQGQRSLMETFLIVEKPFSQLSVNNLEENDDQLNYLAGKSFHEINTKAREGTMEAHSEGDVPIVRISMKALNAENIGHLIYFFELLTGIFVYSLGVNPFNQPGVEDYKKAMYRLLGK; encoded by the coding sequence ATGATTAAATGTGATATTAGGTTTGCTCGCAAGTTTATTAAAGATGAATCTTATTTAAGAGCACGTAAAAAATCAGATACTGGACTTGAGCAATTAAAAAAGAAAACAGGCCCCGGGTCTGAATGGTTAGGGTGGCGAGATATATTGGCTGAACCTAATGATGCTGAATTAGAACAAATCGGTTCTTTGGGCGAAGAAATAAGGGCTAAAGCAGATGTATTTGTTGTTTGCGGAATTGGTGGATCTTACCTGGGGGCAAAGGCAGTTATTGATGCGCTTTCCCCTCACTTCAGAAAAAAAGGTCCGGAAATTCTATACGCCGGACACCATCTTGGCGGAAAATATCTGGAGGAATTACTTGATTACTTGAAATCTCCCAAAGAAGATGGCTCTCCAAAAAATATTTATCTGAATGTAATATCAAAGTCCGGCTCTACTTTAGAGACAGCTCTTTCCTTTCGCATGATCCGGGAATTGCTGGAAGAGTTATATGGGGAGGAAGCTTCTGAGCGCATTATTTGTACAACCAGTAAAGCAGGGGGAGTGTTAAATAAGCTTATTCCTCAAAAGGGATACAGAAAGTTTATTATTCCTGACAATGTTGGTGGTCGGTTCTCAGTACTGACTCCGGTGGGCTTGCTGCCTATTTCAGTTGCCGGGATAGATATCCGTACATTATTTTATGGTGCCGTATCTGCCTATAATGAATATGAAAATAATGCAGATGACTTATTAGAATATGCCGCACTCAGAAATGCGATTCATGAATCTGGAAAAACCATTGATGTTTTTGCTACATTTGAACCGGAATTGTCTTCGATGGGTGGTTGGATACAACAGTTGCTGGGTGAAAGTGAAGGGAAAGAAGGAAAAGGAATATTCCCTGCGGTGGCTACATTTTCAACAGATCTGCATAGCCTTGGCCAATTTATTCAACAGGGGCAACGCAGTTTAATGGAAACCTTTCTTATTGTAGAAAAACCATTTTCTCAATTGTCGGTAAATAACCTGGAAGAAAATGATGACCAGTTAAATTATTTAGCAGGAAAATCTTTCCATGAAATAAATACCAAGGCAAGAGAGGGGACTATGGAAGCGCATAGTGAAGGTGATGTTCCCATTGTCAGGATTTCTATGAAAGCTCTTAATGCTGAAAATATTGGACATCTCATTTATTTTTTCGAGCTTTTGACAGGAATATTTGTGTATAGTTTAGGAGTAAACCCTTTTAATCAACCCGGGGTTGAAGACTACAAAAAAGCCATGTATCGTTTACTGGGTAAATAA
- the pfkA gene encoding 6-phosphofructokinase has protein sequence MTNKVVDVETIGVLTSGGDSPGMNAAIRAVVRASAQANIKVYGITHGYYGLINDEVLELDTHSVSNIIQRGGTMLKTARSDEFRTEEGRKKAAKNLKKYGIDALVVIGGDGTFTGGNKLSKEHDFNVVGIPATIDNDIIGTDETIGYDSALNTALDAIDKIRDTADAHERMFLVEVMGRDTGFIALETGIASGAELALLPEELTHVEDVKKQLHEMLKSQRRSSLVIVAEGDETGGAIKLAENIKEDFAQYDTRVCILGHIQRGGAPSARDRVLASRLGAAAVKVLQEGHSQVMVGVVNNALKITPMHVAISKKKQIDHTLVDLAKILR, from the coding sequence ATGACTAACAAAGTAGTTGATGTTGAAACGATCGGAGTTTTGACAAGCGGGGGAGATTCCCCAGGGATGAACGCAGCAATCCGAGCTGTTGTACGAGCTTCAGCTCAAGCCAATATTAAAGTATATGGTATTACTCACGGGTATTATGGTTTAATTAATGACGAAGTCCTTGAATTGGATACACACTCTGTTTCAAATATTATACAACGTGGTGGTACTATGTTGAAAACGGCCCGTTCGGATGAGTTTAGAACTGAAGAAGGCCGAAAAAAGGCTGCCAAGAACCTGAAAAAGTATGGAATAGATGCTTTAGTGGTGATTGGCGGGGACGGAACATTTACCGGGGGTAATAAATTAAGCAAGGAACATGATTTTAACGTGGTAGGAATTCCCGCCACCATTGATAATGACATCATAGGGACAGACGAAACGATCGGATATGATTCCGCTTTGAATACGGCCCTGGATGCAATAGACAAAATCAGGGATACTGCCGATGCCCATGAGCGAATGTTTCTTGTAGAGGTAATGGGCAGAGATACCGGCTTTATTGCCCTTGAAACCGGAATAGCCAGTGGTGCTGAATTAGCACTTCTGCCTGAAGAACTTACTCATGTAGAAGATGTTAAAAAGCAATTGCACGAAATGCTTAAATCTCAAAGACGCAGTAGTCTCGTGATTGTTGCAGAAGGAGATGAAACCGGAGGTGCTATTAAACTCGCTGAAAATATCAAAGAAGATTTTGCACAGTATGATACACGGGTGTGTATTTTAGGGCATATTCAGCGAGGCGGAGCCCCTTCAGCCAGAGACCGTGTTCTGGCCAGTCGTTTGGGGGCTGCGGCTGTCAAGGTATTGCAAGAAGGCCATAGTCAAGTAATGGTTGGGGTGGTAAACAATGCTTTAAAAATAACACCAATGCACGTTGCCATTTCTAAGAAAAAACAAATTGACCATACATTAGTAGATTTAGCTAAGATTTTAAGGTAG
- a CDS encoding polyprenyl synthetase family protein: protein MIHNQELEQINSETVTRKTLKEITAPVSENLSEFRTFFKDTIRSDVFLLDQIINYLLRQKGKELRPTLVFMTANLFGDINNRSYIAATMIELLHTATLIHDDVVDEADSRRGFVSINKIWKNKAGVLLGDYLLSKGLLIALENKEHKLLEVQSRAVQAMSEGELRQLKTAGLFNMTEDRYFQIISEKTASLISTCCECGAVSVTDDEDIHSLMREIGMCIGIAFQIRDDLFDYGVYDIGKPTRNDIQERKVTLPLIKAFEHAPKRKSAHIRALMKKRKKSSKNVDEIVDFVHENGGMEYAKQAMYDYANKALDSLNAVPDSPAKQDFADLIHFVITRKK from the coding sequence ATGATTCATAACCAAGAGTTAGAACAGATAAATTCTGAAACTGTTACCAGAAAAACCCTTAAAGAAATTACCGCTCCTGTTTCGGAAAATTTATCGGAGTTTAGAACCTTTTTTAAAGATACTATCCGCTCCGATGTTTTCTTACTTGATCAGATCATAAATTATCTTCTGCGACAAAAAGGAAAGGAACTGCGCCCCACTCTTGTATTTATGACGGCCAACCTTTTTGGGGACATCAATAACCGCAGTTACATCGCAGCTACCATGATTGAATTGCTTCATACAGCCACATTAATTCATGATGATGTGGTGGATGAAGCTGACAGCCGCCGTGGATTTGTCAGTATTAATAAAATCTGGAAAAATAAAGCCGGTGTATTACTAGGTGATTATCTTTTATCAAAAGGATTATTAATTGCCCTGGAAAATAAGGAACATAAATTACTTGAGGTTCAATCCCGTGCTGTTCAGGCAATGAGTGAAGGAGAATTACGACAACTCAAAACAGCCGGGCTTTTTAACATGACGGAGGACCGGTATTTCCAGATCATCTCCGAAAAAACCGCCAGTCTTATTTCTACCTGTTGCGAGTGTGGAGCAGTTTCGGTCACAGATGATGAAGACATTCATTCCCTAATGCGAGAAATCGGCATGTGTATAGGTATTGCATTTCAAATTCGGGACGATCTGTTTGACTATGGAGTATACGATATTGGAAAACCTACACGCAATGACATCCAGGAACGAAAAGTTACACTTCCATTAATCAAAGCCTTTGAACATGCGCCAAAAAGAAAATCGGCTCATATAAGGGCTCTTATGAAAAAACGGAAAAAGTCTTCTAAAAACGTGGATGAAATTGTCGATTTTGTTCATGAAAATGGAGGTATGGAATATGCAAAACAAGCGATGTATGATTATGCAAATAAAGCTCTGGACAGCTTAAACGCTGTACCTGATTCACCTGCAAAACAAGATTTTGCCGACCTTATTCATTTTGTAATTACCCGGAAAAAGTAA
- a CDS encoding metallophosphoesterase — MNFDQHIFISDVHLGAFPRDTNNAIEQDLITLIAYCKKERIEINILGDLFDYWMEYPEKGFVPKLGKKVLDAFEDYNKSVAPALFITGNHDNWTFGHFKERGFDIESNFRLKTIGSKRFLLMHGDGVAGNKINFPRAAFHKLLRNRKFVSTYQKILPPEQGISAMKMFSSITRRKNNYDPEPLNRQAEKIFEKHDLDYIICGHDHVPRIETFSPGSYINLGAFFNHRTLALYNNEGLNLVKWKAAPKNFIPFDGNK; from the coding sequence ATGAACTTTGATCAGCATATTTTTATATCAGATGTTCACCTTGGTGCGTTTCCGCGAGATACTAATAATGCTATTGAGCAAGATTTAATTACGCTTATAGCGTACTGCAAGAAGGAACGTATTGAGATAAATATATTGGGTGATCTTTTTGACTATTGGATGGAATACCCTGAAAAAGGATTCGTTCCTAAATTAGGGAAAAAAGTATTGGATGCTTTTGAAGACTATAATAAATCTGTTGCTCCTGCCTTATTTATTACCGGAAATCATGATAATTGGACTTTCGGTCATTTTAAAGAACGTGGATTTGATATCGAGTCAAACTTTAGACTTAAAACTATTGGAAGTAAACGTTTTTTATTAATGCACGGAGATGGTGTAGCCGGCAATAAAATTAATTTCCCGCGAGCTGCATTCCATAAATTGCTGAGAAATCGGAAATTTGTAAGTACCTATCAAAAAATTCTACCGCCTGAACAGGGTATTTCTGCCATGAAAATGTTTTCCTCCATTACCCGCAGAAAAAATAATTACGATCCTGAACCACTAAATCGCCAAGCTGAAAAGATTTTTGAAAAGCATGATCTGGATTACATTATATGTGGACATGACCATGTACCCCGCATAGAAACATTTTCGCCCGGGAGTTATATAAACCTGGGTGCGTTTTTTAATCATAGAACATTAGCTTTATACAACAATGAAGGGCTTAACCTCGTTAAATGGAAAGCCGCTCCGAAAAATTTCATACCTTTCGACGGAAATAAATAA
- a CDS encoding transglycosylase domain-containing protein, which produces MSDDKKEPIDHQRYFNDPEYRKKILKERKEKSNSDSVSSYPFSQLLRNQQVRTALKWIGSATGIVLLVVLSYVVYLFMGLPSADEFENPETAIASEVRSRDGVTLDKYFTENRKWVRYEDISPHVIDALVATEDHRFYNHWGMDMFRTLAIPWHLMNGRWQGASTISQQLARNLYKKIGQEFSVTRKFREMITAVQLERRYTKREIVEMYMNTVEFPNSTFGIEAAAQTHFGKPAKELTVPEAAVMIGSLKAIYTYNPRINPERSKARRNIVLGQMHKRNFLTDNEYIALTEQPIELDYHPPFKTGRQSRYFGEYVRQQVQPWAEENGYDLYKDGLVIYTTIDSKLQKHAERAVKTKLDSLQNIFEAEWTSSGSDEYMDKLWDEYPMFLRSFIRETDEYKNGFAKYDTKIEKVVFDSLFAKPTFIDSVKRARTRLEAGFVAIEPANGNVLAWVGGTDYGNVQYDHVYQSRRQAGSTFKPFVYAVAIDNGYKPYHKFSKFPVTFRDRKGDIWNPKDQTVHDGPVDVSLREALARSMNNVTVRLLPEIAGAPGTNKLWELDPAARKIKQMASNLGIDMSLTPAYPSIALGTAEVSLLELTSAYTTFANAGVHIEPIAITRIEDKEGNILQEFHPEYTSEVISPETAYIITDMLRGVIRGGDGYHGTGVRLRNVYGVRQDVAGKTGTTNNAADNWFVAMMPHVVMGAWVGGKDRRVRFNQELSYSIGQGARSALPIVGTFINNVTADEDAFWKYDAFDPPPGFVMPEDPEKTRNELIKDKDKGRIGW; this is translated from the coding sequence ATGAGTGACGACAAAAAAGAACCCATTGACCATCAGCGGTATTTCAACGATCCTGAATACCGAAAGAAGATACTTAAGGAACGAAAAGAAAAAAGTAACAGTGATTCTGTTAGTTCTTACCCCTTTAGTCAATTATTAAGAAATCAACAAGTACGAACAGCTTTAAAATGGATTGGAAGTGCAACAGGAATAGTGCTTCTTGTTGTTCTCAGCTATGTAGTATATTTATTTATGGGGCTCCCTTCAGCTGATGAGTTTGAAAATCCGGAAACAGCAATAGCTTCAGAAGTTCGAAGCCGTGATGGGGTTACTCTTGATAAATATTTTACAGAAAACAGAAAATGGGTTCGTTACGAAGATATTTCTCCTCATGTGATTGATGCTTTGGTTGCGACCGAAGATCACCGTTTCTACAATCATTGGGGTATGGATATGTTCAGAACCCTGGCAATCCCCTGGCATTTAATGAACGGGCGCTGGCAGGGAGCTTCCACCATAAGCCAGCAGCTGGCGCGTAACTTATACAAGAAGATTGGACAGGAATTCTCTGTTACCCGGAAGTTTCGTGAAATGATCACAGCTGTTCAACTCGAACGCAGATATACGAAACGAGAGATTGTTGAGATGTATATGAATACCGTAGAGTTTCCAAACTCAACTTTTGGTATTGAGGCAGCTGCTCAAACCCATTTTGGAAAACCTGCCAAAGAACTAACCGTTCCGGAAGCCGCAGTTATGATCGGGTCCCTTAAAGCGATTTATACTTATAATCCCCGAATCAATCCTGAAAGATCCAAGGCAAGAAGGAACATTGTATTGGGCCAAATGCATAAACGAAACTTCCTGACTGATAATGAATATATCGCCTTAACGGAACAACCTATTGAATTAGACTATCATCCTCCTTTCAAAACAGGTCGCCAAAGCCGTTATTTTGGTGAGTATGTGCGACAACAAGTACAGCCTTGGGCAGAAGAAAATGGGTATGACCTATATAAAGATGGATTGGTTATCTATACCACCATCGATTCTAAGCTCCAGAAACATGCAGAAAGAGCGGTAAAAACAAAACTGGATTCCCTGCAAAATATATTTGAAGCGGAGTGGACTTCTTCAGGCAGTGATGAATACATGGATAAATTGTGGGACGAATATCCCATGTTCCTGAGAAGTTTCATCCGGGAAACCGATGAGTATAAAAACGGCTTTGCGAAATATGATACCAAGATTGAGAAAGTAGTTTTCGATTCCTTATTTGCCAAACCCACTTTCATTGATTCCGTAAAAAGAGCCCGAACACGCCTGGAGGCAGGCTTTGTAGCCATTGAACCCGCAAATGGAAATGTTTTGGCCTGGGTTGGCGGCACTGATTATGGTAATGTACAATACGATCACGTATATCAATCCCGAAGACAAGCAGGATCTACTTTTAAACCTTTCGTATATGCTGTAGCTATAGACAACGGATATAAACCATACCATAAATTTTCTAAATTCCCCGTTACTTTTAGAGATCGAAAAGGTGACATTTGGAACCCTAAAGATCAAACCGTTCATGACGGCCCCGTGGATGTTTCTTTACGAGAGGCCCTGGCAAGAAGTATGAATAATGTTACGGTTCGTTTATTGCCTGAAATAGCAGGTGCTCCGGGTACCAATAAGTTGTGGGAATTGGACCCTGCTGCCCGAAAAATTAAACAAATGGCTTCCAATCTGGGCATTGATATGAGTTTAACACCAGCCTACCCTTCCATAGCTTTGGGTACCGCAGAAGTTTCTTTGCTTGAACTTACAAGTGCTTATACGACATTCGCAAACGCCGGAGTTCATATTGAGCCTATTGCTATAACCCGGATTGAAGATAAAGAAGGAAATATTTTGCAAGAATTTCACCCCGAATATACCTCGGAAGTCATAAGTCCTGAAACTGCTTATATTATTACGGATATGCTGCGCGGAGTTATTAGAGGCGGAGACGGTTATCATGGAACCGGCGTTCGTTTGAGAAATGTATATGGAGTTCGTCAGGATGTGGCCGGTAAAACAGGAACCACCAACAATGCTGCTGATAACTGGTTTGTGGCCATGATGCCGCATGTGGTAATGGGTGCTTGGGTTGGAGGTAAAGACCGAAGGGTTCGTTTCAATCAGGAGCTGTCTTATAGTATTGGCCAGGGTGCGCGTTCAGCCCTGCCAATAGTGGGTACTTTTATCAATAACGTAACAGCTGATGAAGACGCTTTCTGGAAATATGATGCTTTTGACCCACCTCCCGGCTTCGTGATGCCTGAGGATCCTGAAAAAACCAGGAACGAGCTTATTAAAGATAAGGATAAAGGAAGGATTGGCTGGTAG
- a CDS encoding DUF4350 domain-containing protein — MKKLIFIFFGILPLTLFAQQQPDLSFTFSIEEPAYEKGEGPELCIDSAHNNFHTLEGGFAPFAQVMEADGYSLKDVNSSLNEVDQLGACDVFIIVNPLHESNLGNWILPNPSAFSRQEIANLNKWVKEGGSLFLIADHMPFAGAAYDLGNSFGFRFRNGFATLAKENNQPDLFTLENGRLLESPVSGTDITSVTTFTGSAFTYPEEAIPVLVFKRGDFSLEPEVAWQFDEDTKTVELGNYTQGAIMEYGAGKLAVFGEAAMFTAQTVQTQQGEFKVGLNNQELAPQNLQFLLNIIHWLDDAD; from the coding sequence ATGAAAAAACTGATATTTATATTTTTTGGGATCTTACCACTCACTCTTTTTGCTCAACAGCAGCCTGATTTGTCTTTCACGTTTTCGATTGAAGAACCTGCCTATGAGAAAGGTGAGGGGCCGGAATTATGTATAGATTCGGCCCATAATAATTTTCATACCCTGGAAGGGGGATTTGCACCGTTTGCACAAGTTATGGAAGCGGATGGATATAGCCTCAAAGATGTTAATTCTTCGTTAAATGAAGTGGATCAACTGGGAGCATGTGATGTATTTATTATTGTTAATCCGCTTCATGAAAGTAATTTGGGAAACTGGATACTCCCAAATCCCTCTGCATTTTCCAGACAAGAGATTGCGAATTTGAATAAGTGGGTGAAGGAGGGCGGTTCTTTATTCCTGATTGCAGACCATATGCCGTTTGCGGGGGCTGCCTATGATTTGGGTAATTCCTTTGGATTCAGATTCCGAAACGGGTTTGCAACGCTGGCTAAAGAAAACAACCAACCGGATTTGTTTACTTTAGAGAATGGCCGCTTGTTGGAAAGTCCTGTTTCAGGTACCGACATAACCAGTGTAACCACTTTCACCGGTTCTGCTTTTACGTATCCGGAAGAGGCTATTCCTGTTCTTGTATTTAAGAGGGGAGACTTCAGCCTGGAACCTGAAGTAGCCTGGCAGTTTGATGAAGATACCAAAACAGTAGAATTGGGGAATTATACACAGGGAGCCATTATGGAATATGGTGCTGGAAAACTAGCGGTATTTGGAGAAGCGGCCATGTTCACGGCTCAAACAGTTCAGACTCAGCAAGGTGAATTCAAAGTGGGCTTAAATAATCAAGAGTTAGCTCCTCAGAATCTTCAATTCTTGCTGAATATTATTCACTGGCTCGATGACGCAGATTGA